CCGATGCCGCATTTCATCCGTTTTTCAAGGGTGGTCAGAATCTGGTTGTCGGCAAAACCCATTTCCTTCAGACCCTGGAGTACGAATTTGATCATGATCGGGGGGCCGCAGGTGACGGCAACGCTGTTGTCGGGGCTGGGTTTTTCCTCCTTTAACACGGTCGGAACAAAACCGACGCGTTCGGTCCAGCCGGCGGCCTCGCTGTCGATGGTCAGCACCAGGTCTGCGCCGCCCTCACGCCACTTATCAAACTCATACCCGTAGCACAGATCCTGAGGCGTGCGGGCACCGTAAATGACTTTGATGTTGCCGTAATCGCTTCTGTGATCCAGGGTATGCAGCAGGAGGGTCCGCATAGGGGCCATTCCGATACCGCCGCCGATAAACAGGAGGTCTTTTCCTTTGAGCAGGCCAAGGGGGAACCCCTTGCCCAGGGGCGCGCGGACACCGATCTGATCGCCTTCGTTCAGCTGGTGCAGCCGCTGGGTGACTTCACCGGTGCGCATCACGCTGAACTGCAGATAGTCTTTTTCGCTTGGAGGCGAATTGATGACAAAGGTTGATTCTCCGACGCCGAAAATAGACAGCTGCCCCACCTGGCCGGATTCAAAGGTAAAATTCTTC
This genomic stretch from Desulfobacterales bacterium harbors:
- a CDS encoding FAD/NAD(P)-binding protein produces the protein MCDTTINPYLPELATVKEIIEETHNIKTFRIVLNDAEKMKNFTFESGQVGQLSIFGVGESTFVINSPPSEKDYLQFSVMRTGEVTQRLHQLNEGDQIGVRAPLGKGFPLGLLKGKDLLFIGGGIGMAPMRTLLLHTLDHRSDYGNIKVIYGARTPQDLCYGYEFDKWREGGADLVLTIDSEAAGWTERVGFVPTVLKEEKPSPDNSVAVTCGPPIMIKFVLQGLKEMGFADNQILTTLEKRMKCGIG